From a region of the Nitrospira sp. genome:
- a CDS encoding tetratricopeptide repeat protein encodes MIRTRFLSAWAQWFTGQPIKCLIVQVVGMPLILTLSTGFSVLAGEHSLGSDEQIAQHAEAAWESGAIATALEILDRGVSTHPNAVSLYKLRGDILSTFRDPKEAIQAYDRALAVQPTALDIRWAKWGLLARWGQDEGGIEELYEIARIEENNPLIYWRLAQELRKLDRLEESLDAYKRAVALMPGLLGWRLALARARFDVLDYQGADTDLHYVLQHVPPGSPLEIPARNQLAQLYESMERGRRFKPAPTPQAAESQLKEWAAIRSDAWKLFEAGRYRQAEPMYRKLLSLNPYDSLATHQLGLTLMQLGRCEDALAVFGNMSNLNPSEEDFADTTYRMGQCYVELERWDEAFVHFQMLYDAAVEFEQANKDVPIPAGTRVLAKEKIGRWLDKVRPHVPELVKLKEEEAKRADSPRDSSSPLPEEAVYAGALEKIEPQKTLETGVAIAGRDADFSWFRFVIPAAKVVRDDFPTGAHEFIPLNPGDTFLATQPEIYLVFKLVSDSFDSVSLTARCSPEVPEMIEDPQTTVQDRVMTTMNDRSGYFLLNRPKTGWTPGLYRCGLFAGERASAYTYVDEVRFRIVQAGRP; translated from the coding sequence ATGATTCGAACTCGATTCTTGTCCGCATGGGCGCAATGGTTTACAGGCCAGCCGATCAAGTGCTTGATTGTCCAGGTCGTTGGCATGCCGCTGATCCTGACGCTCAGCACAGGTTTCTCCGTGTTGGCTGGCGAGCACTCGCTTGGTTCAGACGAGCAAATTGCTCAGCATGCCGAGGCCGCATGGGAGAGTGGCGCGATCGCGACGGCGCTTGAGATTCTTGATCGCGGCGTGAGTACTCATCCGAATGCGGTTTCCCTGTACAAACTTCGGGGAGATATTCTTTCCACCTTTCGAGATCCCAAGGAAGCCATTCAAGCGTACGACCGGGCTCTTGCCGTACAGCCAACGGCATTGGATATCCGTTGGGCCAAGTGGGGCCTCTTGGCGCGGTGGGGACAAGACGAGGGCGGGATCGAAGAATTATATGAGATCGCCCGGATCGAAGAGAACAATCCGTTGATTTACTGGCGTCTGGCGCAAGAACTCCGAAAGCTCGACCGCTTGGAGGAATCTCTGGATGCGTACAAGCGGGCCGTAGCACTCATGCCGGGCTTGTTAGGTTGGAGACTGGCGCTGGCTCGTGCGCGCTTCGACGTCCTCGATTATCAAGGAGCCGACACGGATTTGCATTATGTGCTGCAACATGTGCCACCGGGTTCCCCACTCGAGATTCCGGCCAGGAATCAGCTTGCACAGCTGTATGAATCGATGGAACGGGGGCGGCGATTCAAGCCGGCACCGACGCCTCAGGCCGCCGAGTCTCAACTGAAGGAATGGGCCGCCATTCGTTCGGATGCTTGGAAACTGTTCGAAGCAGGTCGGTATCGGCAAGCCGAACCGATGTATCGCAAGTTGCTGAGCCTCAATCCCTATGATTCCCTTGCCACCCATCAGTTGGGCCTGACTCTCATGCAATTAGGCCGATGCGAAGATGCGCTCGCCGTGTTCGGCAACATGTCGAATCTGAACCCAAGTGAGGAAGACTTCGCGGACACGACCTATCGCATGGGCCAGTGCTATGTGGAGTTGGAACGATGGGATGAAGCCTTTGTCCACTTTCAGATGTTGTATGATGCCGCGGTTGAGTTTGAACAGGCCAACAAGGATGTCCCGATACCGGCCGGAACGCGAGTGCTGGCTAAAGAGAAGATTGGCCGCTGGCTCGACAAAGTGCGGCCCCATGTCCCGGAGTTGGTGAAGCTGAAAGAAGAGGAAGCGAAAAGGGCCGATAGCCCACGAGATTCTTCATCTCCGCTGCCGGAAGAAGCTGTCTACGCAGGAGCCCTCGAAAAGATAGAGCCGCAGAAGACGCTGGAGACAGGAGTGGCGATTGCGGGTCGTGATGCTGATTTCAGCTGGTTTCGCTTCGTGATTCCAGCCGCCAAAGTTGTGCGGGACGACTTTCCGACCGGGGCCCACGAGTTCATCCCGCTGAATCCGGGAGATACGTTTCTCGCCACTCAACCCGAAATCTACTTGGTCTTTAAACTGGTGTCGGATTCATTCGACAGCGTGTCGCTGACGGCACGATGTTCACCGGAAGTGCCTGAGATGATCGAAGATCCGCAAACGACAGTACAGGACCGAGTCATGACCACCATGAACGATCGCTCCGGCTATTTCCTCTTGAACCGCCCAAAAACCGGCTGGACGCCGGGTCTCTATCGCTGCGGGTTATTTGCGGGTGAGCGAGCCTCCGCTTACACCTATGTGGATGAAGTCCGATTCCGGATCGTTCAAGCGGGTAGGCCCTGA
- the trmL gene encoding tRNA (uridine(34)/cytosine(34)/5-carboxymethylaminomethyluridine(34)-2'-O)-methyltransferase TrmL, which produces MFDVILYQPEIPPNTGNIIRLCANTGARLHLVKPLGFSMDDKQLTRAGLDYHEFATLQVYDSWAACATRFAGCRLFAVSTRGTQRYDLIAYATNDVFLFGPESRGLPAELLEAVSEQQRIRLPMMPDSRSLNLSNTVAVVVYEAWRQIGFGSNR; this is translated from the coding sequence ATGTTCGACGTGATTCTTTATCAACCCGAGATCCCACCCAACACAGGCAACATCATCCGCCTGTGCGCTAACACCGGCGCGAGATTGCATCTCGTGAAGCCGCTGGGTTTTTCGATGGACGATAAGCAACTGACACGCGCCGGGCTGGATTACCACGAGTTTGCCACGCTTCAGGTCTACGACAGCTGGGCTGCGTGCGCAACACGGTTTGCTGGCTGCCGGCTATTTGCCGTTTCCACCAGAGGCACTCAACGCTACGATCTGATCGCGTACGCTACAAACGACGTGTTCCTCTTCGGACCGGAAAGCCGAGGCTTGCCGGCCGAATTGTTGGAAGCCGTTTCCGAACAACAGCGGATTCGTCTCCCCATGATGCCCGACAGCAGAAGCTTGAATCTCTCCAATACTGTGGCGGTCGTGGTGTACGAAGCTTGGCGGCAGATCGGATTCGGATCGAACAGGTGA